The genome window GTCGATTTTTTTGTATGGGAATGGAGATTCAATCTGAACATTAATGTCTTTTACATCGCTTGTAATGCGAAGCTCAAATTCCTTACCGATCCTGTTGGTAATCCCAGAAGGAATGATTGAAAAATCAAGATTATTTGCAAAAGCTTCGATATTGATATTTGATGCTCCGATCTTTGAGATTGCGGCTATCTTTTCAGTCCCGGCGTTATTGATTTCCAAATATTTGCCGTTTATTGTAATGCCTGGCGTTGCAGAAATGTTGGTGAAGTTTATTTTTCTAAGGGGAACCCCAAATGAGTCTATTTCGTGAATTGCGAAAGGAATTTTTTCAGTGATGTGCGCCTTGGTTGGCGCGTCAATTGATACAGACGCTGCGATTCCGTTGGGAGTGATGATGTGTTCTACTGGTGAAATTGTTGCAGAAGAAAAAATGGTCGGCAATGCCTCAACGATGTTTCCAGAATAAATTGCCGAATTCTGAGATGCAATAGTTATTTTTTCATTGCCTGATCTATTTGCTGCTGAAATTTCAACTGGTCCTGCAAACGTTTTTTGAGCATCAATCAAGGCGCCGGAATTATCTACAATTGATACCATGACCAGCGCTTGAGTGTTACCTGGCAACGTGGGGATGGGCGTTGTTTTTAATTGATAAAGATCATGATATGATGACACGATGTTGATTCTTGATTGATATCTCTCTAAACCTGGGCCTGATACAGAGACTGTATGCTCTCCCTGACTTTTTCCAACCACGTCAAACAACAATGCGTGATTGTAACCGACTCCCCTCTGTAGCAAAACTTCTTTTGATTCTGATAGTTTCAACATGTTTGGATGCTGCAGATCGCCAGACGACGTAAGGGATATGGTTCTTCCGTCCAAAGGAACTGGTATAATTCTATTCACAGTGCTTGAGATCGAAACACTCGTACTGTTTGTATCTGCATGGGTGCTGGTGTTTTTAGTGAAATTCATATTGTATAGTGCAACAACCCCATATCCGCCTGAATCAGTTACTGTGGGATAGAGCCAGATAAAAGCAACATTTGGTGTACGTTTTTCAATCTCCTTTAATTTCTCCTCTTTGTCTGATTCTAGTGGCTGAAAATTTTTGTTAATTATGACGGATCCGACAACTACGCTAGTTTGTGTGGATCCAAACGCATCGACATTTGCAGTAATGACTGCACTTCCGCTATTCCCTGAAATCACATGACCGCTGCCGACTCCATCAATCATGGAAATTTGTAAAATAGAGTCTGAATGTTGTTTTACATCAGAACGTGCTGTAAATCTGATGGAATCCAAGTTGTTTGATGAAAGAAAGGCATGAACCACGTATGGTGGTTTGTACGGTTTTCCGTCCTTTTCAAGCCAGACAAAAAAGTAGGCTTTGGAATCTTCCAAAATTATGTTTGGAGCAACTGCGATTTTAACTGTGACAACATCCTGCGTTTTTGCTATTTCATGTTCGCCAATTTTTAAGCCTTCTGCATTTGCAAATATTTTTCCAGAGCCTTTGATTTTTGCAGAAAATTTTGACAGATGGCTTCCAGATTTGATCAGTAGACTGTCTTCATCTACTTGAATTAATGGGGTTGAGTTTAGGTTAACTTTGGTATCTTTGGAAACAGGTGCAGGCGAACCTTTGCTATCTATTGCTATGACATAACCTAGCATGTTTTCTGTCTTTGTTGTGTTTACCGGAAGAATTATTCTTAGACCTTCAGGCACTCTGCTAGATGAATAAACGTTAATGGATTTTTGAATGATTTGCCCGTTTGTAGCTGCAAAAATTGTAACTGCTCCCTCCTTTATTGCCTTGATTGGGAATAATCCATGATTAGAGTAAGGTAAAATGGTTATGCTTTCGGGAATTTTTATTATGGTTGGGTCGTTTGTTGAGAGCATCATCGTTTGACCGTATTTTGCACCCGTGTCAAGAATCACCATTCCCTCATAATTTTCTCCCGCAACAATGTGTGATGGCGCCCAGAGATTCACACTATTCGTTTCTGCAAAAACGTATCCAAAACAAGATGCAACTAATCCTGTCAAACTCAATCCGACTAGCAGTTGTGTTGTTTGCGATTCTTTCACAAATTGAAAAACTAGTTAAAATTTAAGGAGCGAGTTTTTTTATCTATCGTCGCTAATCGATGTATAGTTATCTGATGTTTATCAATCGAAGACGCTAGCGCCGTTAAATCTCATATTTATCAAATAGTCAAATCTAGCGATTCTCTTAATCCTCTGTATCTGTTTCGTATTGTTACTTCAGTTACGCCAGAAGCTATTGAAATTTCTCTTTGTGATACTTTGACATCATATTTCAAACATGCTATGTATAGTGCAGCAGCCGCAAGTCCCATTGGATCCTTTCCAGCTGTTATTTCCATATTGTTTGCATTCGTTAAAATTTCAAGAGCATGTCGTCGTGTTTTTTCATCCAATCCAACTTTACTTGCTATTTTAGACACACAGTTTATCGAGTCCACTACTGGCATCTTCAAATCCAATTCGTTGACAAGCATGCGGTATCCTTTCGAAATATCTTTTCTTTTTATATTAAGTGCGTCTGATACATCGTTTAACGTTCTTGGAGTTCCTGTGTCTCTACATGCTGCATACGCTGCAGCTCCAAGAACGCCTTGAATGGATCTGCCCCTGACTAATCCTTTTCCAACTGCCTTTCGATAAATATGGGCCGTTTTCTCAATTACTGTATCTGATAATGTAAGTTTGTCCTTTAATTTGTCTAATTCGAGAAATGCCAATCTGAGATTTCTATCTATGTGCTCACGCGTCTGACTTCTACTGTCCCAAATTCGAAGTCTTCTTATGTTGTTTTTCATGGATACTGAAAGCGATTTACCGGATGCGTCTTTGCCCATCTTGCCAATTATTGTGGCCAGCCCTCTGTCGTGTATTGCAAGTGAATTCGGTGCACCTGTTCTGCTTCTGTCATCTTGATTATCTACAAACAAACTATGTGCGGATCTGGATTCCTCAATGCGTTCAACAATGACGTTGCCGCAGCTTTGACAACATCTTTCGCCTGTGGTAACATCTGTTAACACTAATCCTTTACACCGTTTACAACTATCCTCAATGTTCAAAGCTTGCATAATCATAATTTTGAATATCTGATTTTATTTATTTGAATTATTTTTCCTTCTCAGTTCCCATCAAAGTCAGAGTAGAGCGAATTCTGTCGATTACCCTAATTTTTGATGTTATGATGTCTTTTATCATATCTCTAGTCGGTGCCTCGATTTTTGTTATTATGTCATATGCACCAAATACTCCACGTGTCTCTATTTTGTTAATCGCTTTTAGTTGTGCAAACACTTTATCTTGTGAACCAAGATCACAATTTATCAAGACATATGCTGTTGTCATTACTTGCCCAACTGCAAGTGTTTGATAGTTAGTTTTTCTCCACTCTTTTCTCCATAAACACAATATTTCATACTCTCATGTGCTTGTTTACATATATATAGTGATGTTTTAAAAAAATACTAATTTATTAGATTTTTCAATAAATAAACTCACATTTGTATAATTGAACGCGTTTTTAGCTAAAATATACAAAACACTTGATTCATCAATTTGCTAAACTACTCTGAAATCTTCAATATCTCAAACATTTCTTGAATTGCATTGAATTCTAGTGTGAATTAGCAACATATGTGCTTGCTGCAAAATTAAACATTATCTGACCTTTGAGTTGGGCAATAAAAGAAAGATAGATTTTCAAAATTAAATTCAGTTGTCTTTTCTCTCTTTTATGTGGCTTTTTTCATGGTTGCTTAGTTCGCTGTATGTTTGCATGTCTCCTTCCCAATGAAAATCACATTTTGGGCAATTCCACTTCATTTAGTGTCTGCCTGTTTGAATTCTTCCTTCACTGATTCTTTGAATGAGTTTACGTTAGCAGACACATTTTTCTGCTCACGTTTCAGTTTTGCTAGTATTTTTCTTAACATGCATAGTTATACTGTCGCTGACATATAAAGGGAAGAATTCTCAAGATTACACAAAATCTCAGTCAAAAACATGATGTCTTGCTGACATACAAAATTCACATCGTCTGTCTACCTGTTGTCTTGTAATGCGTTATCAGATGGGCAATGACAAATTACGTATGTTCTCATAATGAACTCTCAAAAAATCCATAATCTTTCTGTCTTCGCTCTTGTCAATTGGCGCTCCGTTTGCAATGATGCTGAGATACTTTAGATCAGATTCGATTCTGGAAAGACATTTTTTCACTAAATCATACTGACCTTGGTGCATATACTCGATGATTTTACTCTCATCATTGATTATCTCTACTTGAAGTGTTTTGATGTCTTGACGTACATCTCGTCTCATCTAGTGATATTTGGGTAAATTACAACATAACCTTGATCTATTTGTTGTTGTATGATTGTCTAAAAACCATAGTAAAAAACAAACATTTGTTTAAATCTGGTTCTATTGATCTCTGCCCGTCACTCCTATCAATTCTTAAAAAAATCACCCTTGGAACTTAGTGTGTATTTTAATCCTATTGTAACCTGAAATTGAATTTAGATCTAAATTTCGCATAAACATAGAATAATTATAGTGCGTAAAAAACTACAAAAATTATGGGAGATGGAATAGGAGGTCCAGTAATTGGATGCCTTTCTGGAGATACTTTTGAAATGTCCGTGACTCATTATAGAAAAGACAACAAGGCACAATATGGCAAGACTGAACGCATTACGATTGCAAAGGTGGACAATCCTGATAATCCAGAGTATGAAGAAAGATCAATTGATGATTTGAATCGTACACTGAAAGGTAAATTTGTAACATGCAATGTGCAGTATAGAGACCAAAAAACAGACCGGTTAGTATGTAATGTATTTGTCCAAAAACCCCCTGAAGGGTTCTAGTAGAATTAAATCTTGTACGCATAAATTTGCAGATTTGTGAAACTAATAGTCGATTTTCTTAATTCTTACATTGCTTCCATGCGATTCAAGAAAGTGCCCTAGAAAATTCTTTAACTGTTCTTCTATTCTGTATCCAATTGCACCTTCCATCATGCCTGATTTTTCGATCACATCTAGCATTTCGGGGCTTATCTGAATATTGAAAAAAGTCCAACCGGCAGATCTGGACGGTGCTCCTATCTCGTACCCGTTTCTTACGTTGCATTTGTTTTCCAAATCGATCATGGCTTTCTTAATTAATTCGATTTCCTCATCATATCTTCTAGTGCTTAGCTGAAATAACGGCCTCATCCTTATTGTGTGGCAATAACTTACATTATAATCAGAGGATCAAGTTCTGCACCTGACAGGATAAAACAATCTTAAGGTTTTTGTATGTAGTTGTCGCTGGATGATTGAGCAAGCATTTGTCCTTTGTAAATAACGTTGTAAAAAAAGATAAAACAATCATGATGTTTATCTTCTCTGTACTTCTGACTGGTTTTTTCGCACCCATGCCTAGTTTTGCGTCCGAACTAGAAACAAACTCATATGGGCTGTTTAATGACACTGGTACTCAGACACCTAGCGATTCTGACAGCGACGGGATTGCCGATGTATCTGATAGTTGCCCTACACAACCTGAAACCATGAATGGGTTTGAGGACACTGATGGCTGCCCCGACACTATTCCCCCAATGGATTCTGACAGCGACGGGATTGCCGATGTATCTGATAGTTGCCCTACACAACCTGAAACCATGAATGGGTTTGAGGACACTGATGGCTGCCCCGACACTATTCCCCCAATGGATTCTGACAGCGACGGGATTGCCGATGTATCTGATAGTTGCCCTACACAACCTGAAACCATGAATGGGTTTGAGGACACTGATGGCTGCCCCGACACTATTCCCCCAATGGATTCTGACAGCGACGGGATTGTTAATAGTGCCGACAACTGCCCTACACAACCTGAAACCATGAATGGGTTTGAGGACACTGATGGCTGCCCCGACGTCCCCCCAATCAAGGACACTGACAACGACGGAATCGTGGACTTTATGGACAATTGCCCTACACAACCTGAAACCATGAATGGGTTTGAGGACACTGATGGCTGCCCCGACGTCCCCCCAATCAAGGACACTGACAACGACGGAATCGTGGACTTTATGGACAATTGCCCTACACAGCGTGAGACAATGAATGGGTTTGAGGACACTGATGGCTGCCCCGACGTACCTACTGTAAAAGACACTGACGGGGATGGAATACTAAATAGTGATGATTTGTGCCCGCGGGAATCTGAGACTATCAATAATTATCAGGATTTAGACGGCTGCCCAGACACTGTAGCTACTGCTGATTATGATGACGATGGTATTATCAACACTATGGACAAATGTCAATTTGAAGCAGAAATCCTAAATGGATATAAAGACACTGATGGCTGCCCTGACATTCCTCAAACAAATTCCAACGATGACGAGATTCCTACGCCTGGTAAATGTCCCGTAGGTCAAACAAACATTGATGGTAAATGCGTAATTGCCTCTCCAGAGGATCCTGTATCTAATGTTGTCCCGTGGACGGCAGTAATTGCTGCTGCGATTACCGCTGCTGGAGGTATTGCAGCTGCAAAATTTAGAAAGCACTCCTAGTGACAAACATACCAATTGTTTAAAAACACAATATCGGTAAACAATCTAAGATGAGTAA of Candidatus Nitrosotenuis sp. DW1 contains these proteins:
- a CDS encoding transcription initiation factor IIB, encoding MMQALNIEDSCKRCKGLVLTDVTTGERCCQSCGNVIVERIEESRSAHSLFVDNQDDRSRTGAPNSLAIHDRGLATIIGKMGKDASGKSLSVSMKNNIRRLRIWDSRSQTREHIDRNLRLAFLELDKLKDKLTLSDTVIEKTAHIYRKAVGKGLVRGRSIQGVLGAAAYAACRDTGTPRTLNDVSDALNIKRKDISKGYRMLVNELDLKMPVVDSINCVSKIASKVGLDEKTRRHALEILTNANNMEITAGKDPMGLAAAALYIACLKYDVKVSQREISIASGVTEVTIRNRYRGLRESLDLTI
- a CDS encoding Lrp/AsnC ligand binding domain-containing protein, giving the protein MTTAYVLINCDLGSQDKVFAQLKAINKIETRGVFGAYDIITKIEAPTRDMIKDIITSKIRVIDRIRSTLTLMGTEKEK
- a CDS encoding thrombospondin type 3 repeat-containing protein translates to MMFIFSVLLTGFFAPMPSFASELETNSYGLFNDTGTQTPSDSDSDGIADVSDSCPTQPETMNGFEDTDGCPDTIPPMDSDSDGIADVSDSCPTQPETMNGFEDTDGCPDTIPPMDSDSDGIADVSDSCPTQPETMNGFEDTDGCPDTIPPMDSDSDGIVNSADNCPTQPETMNGFEDTDGCPDVPPIKDTDNDGIVDFMDNCPTQPETMNGFEDTDGCPDVPPIKDTDNDGIVDFMDNCPTQRETMNGFEDTDGCPDVPTVKDTDGDGILNSDDLCPRESETINNYQDLDGCPDTVATADYDDDGIINTMDKCQFEAEILNGYKDTDGCPDIPQTNSNDDEIPTPGKCPVGQTNIDGKCVIASPEDPVSNVVPWTAVIAAAITAAGGIAAAKFRKHS